One segment of Neobacillus endophyticus DNA contains the following:
- a CDS encoding PTS sugar transporter subunit IIB translates to MNILLCCAAGMSTSLLVTKMEAAAKAEGVTAKIWAVSANAVNAHLDDADVLLVGPQVRYLLPQLKKKGLEKGIPVEAINPVHYGLCNGVEVLKFARNLVGS, encoded by the coding sequence ATGAACATTTTACTATGCTGCGCAGCAGGTATGTCTACTAGCCTATTAGTAACAAAAATGGAGGCTGCTGCGAAGGCAGAGGGGGTTACGGCAAAGATTTGGGCTGTAAGTGCAAATGCGGTAAATGCTCATTTGGATGATGCAGATGTATTACTTGTTGGTCCCCAAGTCCGTTACTTGCTTCCCCAACTAAAGAAAAAAGGGTTGGAAAAAGGTATTCCGGTTGAAGCCATAAATCCTGTTCATTATGGATTATGTAATGGGGTAGAAGTCTTAAAGTTTGCGAGAAATTTGGTTGGTTCATAA
- a CDS encoding helix-turn-helix transcriptional regulator codes for MNPENRLQALSEFLKAKRSKLTPQMAGFPVGTRRRTPGLRREEVAQMAGVSTTWYTWLEQGRDIKVSTSVLDAISNALQLSIDEKKYLYALALEEGPHQEFSQKEEIQISPSLTKILHELRHCPTIITDRRCFIVGWNQAAANIFLDFEQIPAVHRNLIQLLFSRKEFRSLAVNWVHFVRGFIAIFRTYYGQYVADQWYKKFIEEMEESYPEFHQLWNEGEVSSAPEIQIEFRHAKAGKMIFNLTSLQIQGPNDLRLSVYTPVDNTGTELKVKRLIENS; via the coding sequence ATGAATCCTGAAAATAGACTTCAAGCACTTTCAGAATTTTTAAAAGCAAAACGATCGAAATTAACTCCGCAAATGGCTGGATTTCCAGTAGGCACACGCAGGAGAACTCCGGGTCTGCGGAGGGAAGAGGTGGCTCAGATGGCTGGTGTAAGCACAACTTGGTATACCTGGCTTGAGCAAGGAAGAGATATTAAGGTGTCCACGTCTGTCTTAGACGCGATTTCAAATGCATTGCAATTGAGTATTGATGAAAAAAAGTATTTATATGCATTGGCTTTGGAAGAAGGCCCCCATCAGGAATTTTCGCAAAAAGAAGAAATTCAAATCAGTCCGTCTTTAACAAAGATTCTGCATGAACTACGTCACTGCCCGACCATCATAACAGACCGCCGCTGCTTTATAGTAGGCTGGAACCAGGCAGCCGCCAATATCTTTTTAGATTTTGAACAAATTCCGGCAGTGCATCGGAACTTAATCCAATTGTTATTTTCAAGAAAGGAATTCCGAAGCTTGGCAGTTAATTGGGTTCATTTTGTAAGAGGGTTCATTGCCATATTTCGAACCTATTACGGTCAGTATGTTGCGGATCAATGGTACAAGAAGTTTATTGAAGAGATGGAGGAAAGCTATCCAGAGTTTCATCAATTATGGAATGAAGGGGAAGTAAGTTCTGCTCCGGAAATTCAAATTGAATTCCGTCATGCAAAAGCCGGAAAAATGATCTTTAATCTAACTTCTTTACAAATCCAGGGACCTAATGATTTACGATTAAGTGTCTATACGCCCGTTGACAACACAGGTACCGAATTAAAGGTCAAACGATTAATTGAAAATTCTTAA
- the fabF gene encoding beta-ketoacyl-ACP synthase II, whose product MGVISPIGHDVETFWNHLIEGKSGISTIDTFDASQSKTKIAGIVRNFQPEERWGAKEARRLDRFAQFALAAAKEAIEKAKLQLDKIDRDRFGVYVGSGIGGIQTFIDNVNLLNDRGAGRVSPQLVPMMISNAAAAQISIKFGAHGPSLSPVTACSIGNTAIGEAFNTIRNDDADVMIAGGSEAAITNLSLASFGNAKALSTRNEEPTRASRPFDADRDGFVMSEGSGILVLESLEHALQRNAAILAEVIGYGASSDAYHMVASHPEGKGAYLAMKYALKKAHISPSDVDVISAHATSTQVGDLSETMAIKKLFGDHAYQIPITANKSMLGHMLGASGGVEAIALVKSLQHGIIPPTINIFQQDPACDLDYVAEGARKTPITIGLSNSFGFGGHNSAIVLKKYQ is encoded by the coding sequence ATGGGCGTAATCTCCCCAATTGGCCATGATGTGGAGACATTCTGGAACCATCTAATAGAAGGAAAATCAGGTATATCAACGATTGATACGTTTGACGCTTCCCAATCTAAAACTAAAATCGCCGGAATTGTTCGGAACTTTCAACCGGAAGAGCGATGGGGAGCAAAAGAAGCCAGACGATTAGACCGTTTTGCCCAATTTGCACTGGCTGCAGCCAAAGAGGCAATAGAAAAGGCTAAATTGCAATTGGACAAAATCGATCGAGATCGTTTTGGTGTATATGTGGGTTCCGGCATTGGAGGAATTCAGACCTTTATTGATAATGTCAATCTATTAAATGATCGCGGTGCTGGAAGAGTTAGTCCCCAGCTTGTACCGATGATGATCTCGAATGCAGCCGCAGCACAAATCAGTATAAAATTTGGTGCCCATGGCCCTTCTCTATCGCCGGTAACCGCATGCTCCATCGGCAACACAGCCATTGGGGAAGCATTTAATACTATTCGCAACGACGATGCCGATGTGATGATTGCAGGTGGGTCAGAAGCGGCCATCACTAATTTATCATTGGCTAGTTTCGGCAACGCCAAGGCATTATCAACAAGAAATGAGGAACCAACCCGGGCTAGCCGTCCTTTTGATGCCGACCGGGATGGTTTTGTGATGAGTGAAGGATCAGGAATCCTGGTGCTGGAATCATTGGAACATGCTTTGCAGAGAAATGCCGCCATCTTAGCTGAAGTGATCGGATATGGAGCCAGCTCCGATGCTTATCATATGGTCGCTTCACATCCGGAGGGAAAAGGCGCCTATTTAGCTATGAAATATGCATTGAAAAAGGCTCATATTTCACCAAGTGATGTAGATGTCATCAGCGCCCACGCTACCAGTACACAGGTCGGTGATCTTTCTGAAACCATGGCCATTAAGAAGTTGTTTGGCGATCATGCCTATCAAATTCCAATTACTGCTAATAAGTCAATGCTCGGCCACATGCTTGGCGCTTCAGGAGGAGTCGAAGCAATCGCTCTAGTTAAAAGCCTGCAACATGGAATCATTCCGCCGACGATCAACATCTTCCAGCAAGACCCTGCATGTGATTTGGATTATGTAGCAGAGGGAGCACGAAAGACTCCAATCACAATTGGTTTATCCAATTCCTTCGGCTTTGGCGGACATAATTCAGCAATTGTATTAAAAAAATACCAATAA
- a CDS encoding multidrug effflux MFS transporter — MNNLSGKKRIHLAILLGSLGLLGPFTIDTYLPSFPTIVKDFHTTASLVQISLTSCLLGLGLGQLIIGPLSDVKGRRKPLLFFISLYILASLTCSFAPNIYFLIISRLVQGFAASGGLVISRAIVRDLFSGRELTKFFTLMVLVGNLGPIIAPIAGGGILAFTSWHGVFIALACVGLVLIFTVSLKLQETLQPEKRVPSNLPQILTNFGSLFRDRTFIGYALTQGFTTAGIFAYVSGIPFVYQNIYGVTPQQFSLLFGVNGLALIIGSQSVGRLADKIPERTFLKIGLGISCSAAVLLLITLLLKAPLFAVAIPIFFFVSSISIIGTTSFALAIESQGHIAGSASALLGLLPFVLGSLSAPLVGLGGAYTGIPMGVVIFCASLLACLSYFVLVRKASLRKADSEAYVETIKQK, encoded by the coding sequence TTGAATAATCTTAGTGGAAAGAAACGAATACATCTTGCAATACTTTTAGGGTCACTTGGTCTTTTAGGACCTTTTACAATAGATACATATTTGCCCTCATTTCCAACTATTGTAAAAGATTTTCATACCACAGCTTCACTCGTGCAAATTAGTTTAACTTCCTGTTTATTAGGTCTCGGTTTGGGGCAGCTGATCATCGGGCCGTTGAGTGATGTGAAAGGGCGCAGAAAACCCTTGCTATTCTTTATTAGCTTGTACATTCTGGCTTCCTTAACCTGTTCATTTGCACCTAATATCTATTTCTTGATTATCTCTCGTTTAGTTCAAGGCTTTGCTGCTTCAGGCGGTCTTGTCATTTCCAGAGCTATTGTTCGAGATCTCTTTAGCGGAAGGGAACTGACGAAGTTTTTTACGTTAATGGTGTTGGTGGGGAACCTTGGTCCAATAATTGCACCAATTGCAGGGGGCGGCATTCTTGCATTTACCTCTTGGCATGGAGTATTTATTGCACTGGCATGTGTGGGTTTAGTGTTAATCTTTACTGTGTCATTAAAATTACAAGAAACGCTGCAGCCAGAAAAACGGGTCCCAAGTAATTTGCCGCAAATTTTGACTAATTTTGGGTCATTGTTCAGGGATCGCACATTTATCGGTTATGCACTTACACAAGGATTTACCACTGCTGGAATTTTCGCCTATGTATCTGGGATTCCTTTTGTTTATCAAAATATTTACGGGGTTACCCCGCAACAATTTAGCCTACTATTCGGGGTGAATGGGCTTGCATTGATTATTGGGAGTCAGTCAGTCGGCCGTTTGGCAGACAAGATACCAGAACGGACTTTCTTAAAAATTGGATTAGGAATCTCTTGTTCCGCTGCTGTATTGTTGCTTATCACTCTTTTATTAAAAGCACCACTTTTCGCCGTCGCCATCCCAATTTTCTTTTTTGTATCATCCATCAGTATCATTGGGACGACTTCATTTGCATTAGCTATAGAGTCACAAGGACATATCGCTGGCAGTGCCTCTGCATTACTTGGGCTATTGCCATTTGTACTTGGATCATTATCAGCGCCATTAGTAGGATTAGGTGGAGCCTATACAGGCATACCAATGGGCGTTGTCATCTTCTGCGCAAGCTTACTGGCATGTCTATCCTATTTCGTTTTAGTCCGAAAAGCTTCACTAAGGAAGGCTGATTCTGAAGCATACGTCGAGACAATAAAACAAAAATAA
- a CDS encoding MBL fold metallo-hydrolase has product MKRYANLDEVKSNKSFKDLRKWQKERRTKVKDLSVNIEQSPDKKIQAIQENRSQTSYTWIGHSSFLIQLNGLNILTDPVYAKRMGFEKRLTEPGIALADLPEIDLVVISHGHYDHLDFPTLKNIKGDPHFFVPVGLQFLFNRKGYNKVTEMNWWDQCSIGGLTLHFVPAQHWTRRTLTDMNSSHWGGWIFQTEQETFYFVGDTGYFIGFKQIVERFSIDTVFMPIGAYEPEWFMAPAHISPEDSVKAFIELNARYFVPMHYGTFRLADDTGPEALERLKREWKKQQLPQEQLKVLLIGETVM; this is encoded by the coding sequence ATGAAACGTTACGCAAATTTGGATGAAGTTAAAAGCAATAAATCATTTAAAGATCTACGAAAATGGCAAAAAGAACGAAGAACTAAGGTTAAAGATTTATCAGTAAATATCGAACAATCTCCCGACAAAAAAATCCAAGCGATTCAGGAAAATAGAAGCCAAACCTCTTATACGTGGATTGGGCATTCTTCCTTCTTAATTCAACTGAACGGACTGAATATTTTAACGGATCCGGTGTACGCCAAGCGAATGGGATTTGAAAAACGGTTAACAGAGCCGGGAATCGCTCTTGCAGATCTTCCGGAGATTGATTTGGTGGTCATTTCTCATGGCCATTACGATCATTTGGACTTCCCTACGTTAAAAAACATAAAAGGAGATCCTCACTTTTTTGTACCTGTTGGGTTGCAGTTCCTTTTCAACAGAAAAGGCTACAACAAGGTAACGGAAATGAACTGGTGGGATCAGTGCTCAATCGGAGGTTTAACCCTTCATTTTGTTCCTGCCCAGCACTGGACGCGCAGAACTTTGACCGATATGAATTCCTCCCATTGGGGAGGATGGATCTTCCAAACCGAGCAGGAAACGTTCTATTTTGTTGGGGATACCGGCTATTTCATAGGCTTTAAACAAATTGTCGAACGTTTTTCTATTGACACCGTTTTTATGCCGATTGGCGCTTACGAACCAGAATGGTTTATGGCCCCCGCACATATTTCGCCAGAGGACAGTGTCAAGGCATTTATAGAATTAAATGCCCGTTATTTCGTCCCAATGCACTACGGCACCTTTCGTTTAGCGGATGATACCGGACCCGAAGCATTAGAAAGACTAAAACGAGAATGGAAAAAGCAGCAACTTCCTCAGGAACAATTAAAAGTTTTATTAATTGGTGAAACGGTTATGTAA
- a CDS encoding carbohydrate kinase family protein: MKKKGIISLGEAFVDYIATDCTNTNYQQFLGGATVNLAVGTSRLGLPVYYLCKLGTDSISQFVKEEFIREGIDTEFTIRTVSKKICGVYVHLTETGERSFHSYINPTPDEVLTADELKIEAFQRAKIFYFGSGTLFQTNAKRTTETALIYAKECTNLIAFDANLRLKRWESEDHCRKTVLSFLKHADIVKLAEDELCFLMETTSLEDGLEKMAAWKIPYLVITQGKKGAVAVLEGTYTYAPAPKVEAIDTNGAGDAFMAGLLYGFHEKGRPTDPTALTKYLEFANHMGAATTTEIGSLTAKLGEVQKRFFPS, translated from the coding sequence TTGAAAAAGAAAGGGATTATTTCATTAGGAGAAGCATTTGTGGATTATATTGCCACAGATTGTACAAATACAAACTATCAACAGTTTTTGGGCGGGGCCACAGTGAATCTGGCTGTGGGCACTAGCAGACTGGGACTGCCAGTTTATTATTTGTGTAAACTGGGAACGGATTCAATCAGCCAATTTGTCAAAGAGGAATTTATAAGGGAAGGGATCGATACTGAATTTACGATCCGAACGGTATCAAAGAAAATATGCGGCGTCTATGTACATCTAACAGAAACGGGGGAAAGAAGTTTCCATTCTTACATCAATCCAACCCCGGATGAGGTACTGACTGCAGATGAATTAAAAATCGAAGCTTTTCAACGAGCAAAAATCTTTTATTTTGGTTCGGGAACCCTTTTTCAAACAAATGCAAAAAGGACAACAGAAACGGCATTAATCTACGCCAAAGAATGTACCAATCTGATTGCATTTGATGCAAACCTTCGTCTAAAGCGTTGGGAAAGTGAGGACCATTGCCGTAAAACGGTTTTGTCATTCCTTAAACATGCGGATATTGTCAAGCTTGCCGAAGATGAGTTGTGTTTTTTAATGGAAACCACTTCACTTGAGGACGGGTTAGAGAAAATGGCTGCCTGGAAGATTCCTTACCTAGTTATTACACAAGGAAAGAAAGGTGCGGTTGCAGTTCTAGAAGGAACATACACTTACGCACCTGCGCCTAAGGTAGAGGCCATTGATACAAATGGTGCCGGTGATGCATTCATGGCGGGGCTCTTATATGGCTTTCATGAAAAGGGCAGACCAACTGACCCAACGGCTTTAACAAAATATCTTGAATTTGCAAATCACATGGGGGCTGCCACAACCACTGAAATCGGATCGTTGACTGCTAAATTAGGGGAAGTCCAAAAACGATTTTTTCCCAGTTGA
- the celB gene encoding PTS cellobiose transporter subunit IIC, which produces MSKFNQMLEEKVMPVAGRIAAQKHLQAIRDGIILTMPFLIVGSLFLILAFLPINGYADFMTRTFGAAWMTKLLYPVSASFDIMALIAGFGIAYRLAEHYKVDALSAGAISIAAFVLATPYFTMFTPVGATKAIQVTGVLAFSYLGSKGLFVAMIIAILSTEIYRKIVQKNLVIKMPDGVPPSVSKSFVALFPAFLVLFVVWILRLIIENTSFESLHNVVGQLLQKPLSSLGGSLAGALIAVFLVQLLWSMGLHGAAIVGGVMGPIWLAQTDANRLALQAGHALPNIVTQQFFDIFIYLGGSGSTISFALMMLFMAKSQQGKQLGKLAIGPGIFNINEPITFGAPIVMNPLLIIPFLITPLVLVLTTYIGMSIGFAPKTAGIAVPWTTPPIIGGYLATGGNIRGALMQVINLVVAFAIYYPFFRMWDKQNLKAEQGQ; this is translated from the coding sequence TTGAGCAAATTTAACCAAATGTTAGAAGAGAAGGTCATGCCTGTTGCAGGAAGAATTGCTGCTCAGAAGCATCTGCAAGCAATACGTGATGGAATTATCCTGACGATGCCGTTCCTAATAGTGGGTTCTTTATTCTTAATTTTAGCTTTTCTGCCTATTAATGGATACGCAGATTTTATGACTCGAACCTTTGGTGCTGCCTGGATGACAAAGCTTCTATATCCTGTAAGTGCATCCTTTGATATAATGGCTCTCATTGCTGGATTTGGAATTGCTTACCGGCTTGCAGAACATTATAAGGTCGATGCTTTAAGTGCCGGAGCAATATCGATTGCGGCCTTTGTCCTGGCAACCCCTTATTTCACCATGTTTACCCCAGTTGGTGCAACAAAAGCCATTCAAGTTACAGGGGTTTTAGCCTTTAGTTATTTAGGAAGCAAAGGATTGTTTGTGGCAATGATTATCGCCATCTTATCTACGGAAATCTATAGAAAAATTGTTCAAAAGAATTTGGTCATAAAAATGCCCGATGGGGTTCCACCTAGTGTGAGTAAGTCTTTTGTCGCTTTATTTCCTGCTTTTCTAGTTCTCTTTGTTGTTTGGATTTTACGGTTGATTATTGAAAATACTTCTTTTGAATCACTTCACAATGTGGTAGGCCAGCTTTTACAAAAACCTCTTAGCAGTCTTGGTGGATCCTTAGCAGGTGCCTTGATCGCTGTTTTCCTCGTTCAACTTCTCTGGTCTATGGGACTTCATGGTGCCGCCATTGTCGGTGGTGTAATGGGGCCGATATGGCTGGCGCAAACGGATGCAAATCGCCTTGCGCTTCAAGCAGGACACGCTCTTCCGAATATTGTAACGCAGCAATTCTTTGATATATTTATATACTTGGGCGGATCGGGGTCCACTATTTCATTTGCCTTGATGATGCTCTTTATGGCCAAAAGTCAGCAAGGGAAACAGTTGGGCAAGCTTGCGATTGGTCCAGGCATTTTCAATATCAATGAACCGATTACGTTCGGTGCCCCCATTGTTATGAATCCTTTGTTGATCATTCCATTCCTCATAACACCATTAGTATTGGTATTAACCACTTATATTGGAATGAGTATTGGTTTTGCCCCGAAAACAGCTGGGATCGCCGTGCCTTGGACAACGCCTCCGATCATCGGCGGTTATTTGGCAACCGGCGGAAATATCAGAGGGGCATTAATGCAAGTCATCAATCTAGTTGTCGCCTTCGCCATTTATTATCCATTTTTTAGAATGTGGGACAAACAAAATCTTAAAGCGGAACAAGGTCAATAG
- a CDS encoding methyltransferase domain-containing protein, producing MSLETKHSIGAYFKSLGINDCNSKRDFWKNVTKVDPVIAEELAPLMSRKKKGSLYEVKNHSLPLSLTIESWTRSFHKSFLNWLNQQKQLKPKRILEIGCDNGLLACWYATWFPDAEVIGIDQSVNGINCAEELAKKQGLTNVSFHRMNFNELTERFLKDSFDLIISVRTFHEIMGPIFISKYWSLPEYLRENPLYGDIQYIQIIDHLLTEDGVFLSCERLENPGDVGKWANLLKEAELHVKWEESGILEYRELGVSKRSPVILASKRVTRMSTLEGMELLYTKGDPVVLQSGRSYNGAKAEFAFHRFQEKAFRSGMYLDMTNHWYMFRFEIWETNGFLLVYSCGNAGHRQLDLLPAGAYKEAEQLLEAAAAPFRHLGPIVQYNSLEERT from the coding sequence ATGTCATTAGAGACGAAACATAGTATTGGAGCCTATTTTAAGTCGCTTGGAATCAACGACTGCAATAGCAAGCGAGATTTTTGGAAGAATGTGACGAAAGTGGACCCCGTGATCGCGGAAGAACTTGCGCCACTTATGAGCCGAAAAAAGAAAGGGAGCCTATATGAAGTCAAGAATCATTCACTTCCCTTAAGTTTGACGATAGAATCATGGACCAGGTCCTTTCATAAGTCCTTCCTGAATTGGCTTAACCAGCAAAAACAACTAAAACCTAAACGCATATTGGAAATTGGTTGTGATAATGGGTTGTTGGCTTGCTGGTATGCTACTTGGTTTCCGGATGCGGAGGTCATAGGCATTGACCAGTCCGTGAACGGAATCAATTGTGCCGAGGAGCTGGCTAAAAAGCAGGGGCTCACGAACGTAAGTTTTCATCGAATGAATTTTAACGAGTTAACGGAGCGCTTTTTGAAAGATTCTTTTGATCTTATAATTTCCGTAAGGACCTTTCATGAGATTATGGGACCGATTTTCATATCTAAGTATTGGTCACTGCCGGAATACTTAAGAGAAAATCCGTTGTATGGCGACATTCAGTACATACAAATTATCGATCATTTGTTAACAGAGGATGGCGTGTTTCTTTCATGTGAACGATTGGAAAACCCTGGAGATGTCGGAAAGTGGGCAAATTTGCTTAAGGAAGCCGAACTTCATGTGAAATGGGAAGAAAGTGGGATCTTGGAATATCGTGAGTTAGGAGTGAGTAAGCGGTCTCCAGTGATCTTGGCATCAAAAAGGGTGACAAGGATGTCGACCTTAGAGGGGATGGAACTCCTTTATACAAAAGGAGATCCAGTTGTTCTACAGTCTGGTAGATCTTACAACGGGGCGAAAGCAGAGTTTGCCTTCCACCGATTTCAGGAAAAAGCATTCCGCTCCGGTATGTATCTGGATATGACCAACCACTGGTATATGTTTCGATTTGAAATATGGGAGACGAACGGGTTTCTGCTAGTATACAGCTGCGGTAATGCAGGACATCGTCAGTTGGATCTGCTTCCTGCCGGAGCCTACAAGGAAGCAGAACAGCTATTGGAGGCGGCGGCAGCACCTTTTCGTCACCTCGGTCCGATTGTGCAGTACAACAGTTTGGAGGAACGCACTTAG
- a CDS encoding S9 family peptidase, producing MAAIGLEPFLHVRTAKDPVYAPVGNKLRFIADYTGLPQVWELDRGEGWPAQISFTKDRVSLIKYVNGTTDLIIGMDVDGNEKQQLYLLKEDSTVIELTKSPEHVHLYGGSSPDGKWIAWSSNRQNSAFLDIYIQNLKTLEVRLVYSGNGMFSVVTWSPDGSSLLIQKTNTPLDNDLGVLNLSTKKLNWVTEHTGEANFKSAHFNKDGDHIYVLTNKDREFFGLALIHLKTKQLSWLERGNWDFESLAMNQDQNKLAYTINEGGISKGMILDLNTSNIYTWKTPMGVISNLKFSPDNKKLAYEFNGSAYPSDIWELDLQTIQAARLTYVSRSPVLNERMTEPELINYRSFDTLQIPAFYYQPKNASTKLPVVLYLHGGPESQSRAVYNPIIQYLINLGYAICAPNVRGSTGYGKTYTHLDDAQKRLDAVKDLVSLVEWLKLNRNIDFNKIGIMGGSYGGFMVLAAICHFPKYWSAAVDIVGISSIRTFLQTTSPWRKKQREAEYGTIEKDGRFFDQIDPLHHTEHIISPLLVLHGENDARVPIKEAEQMVNKLKERSHPVEFIRFNDEGHQFVKLKNKRTAYKEIVKFLEQYLGK from the coding sequence ATGGCTGCTATTGGATTGGAACCTTTTTTACATGTTCGTACAGCAAAAGATCCTGTGTACGCACCTGTAGGAAACAAGCTTCGATTTATTGCTGATTACACTGGTTTGCCGCAAGTATGGGAGCTCGATCGAGGGGAGGGGTGGCCTGCCCAAATTTCCTTTACAAAGGATCGAGTCAGCCTTATTAAATATGTGAATGGCACAACTGATCTCATTATTGGCATGGATGTGGATGGAAATGAAAAACAGCAATTGTACTTACTTAAGGAGGACAGCACGGTCATTGAGCTGACGAAATCACCGGAACATGTCCATTTGTACGGTGGAAGTTCACCTGATGGAAAGTGGATTGCCTGGTCCAGCAATCGCCAGAATTCTGCTTTTTTGGATATTTATATTCAAAATCTGAAGACGTTAGAAGTTCGTCTTGTTTACAGTGGTAATGGGATGTTTTCCGTTGTTACGTGGTCTCCTGATGGCAGCTCACTTTTAATTCAAAAGACAAACACACCACTTGATAATGATTTGGGAGTTTTGAATCTTTCAACGAAAAAATTAAATTGGGTAACCGAACATACCGGTGAGGCCAACTTTAAAAGCGCCCATTTCAATAAAGATGGAGATCATATTTATGTTTTAACCAATAAAGACAGAGAATTCTTTGGGCTTGCGCTGATTCATTTAAAAACGAAGCAATTAAGTTGGCTGGAGCGTGGAAATTGGGATTTTGAAAGTCTGGCAATGAATCAGGATCAAAACAAACTGGCTTATACGATCAATGAAGGGGGCATCTCCAAGGGGATGATCCTGGACTTGAATACGAGTAACATTTATACATGGAAAACACCCATGGGTGTCATTTCTAATTTAAAATTTTCTCCGGATAATAAAAAATTGGCCTATGAATTTAACGGTTCGGCCTATCCTTCTGATATATGGGAACTTGACCTTCAAACCATTCAGGCAGCGAGGCTTACATACGTATCCCGTTCGCCAGTTCTTAATGAGCGAATGACGGAGCCGGAACTCATCAACTACCGTTCTTTTGACACTCTCCAAATTCCCGCATTTTACTATCAACCTAAAAACGCCTCAACTAAATTGCCAGTAGTCCTTTATCTTCACGGTGGACCTGAGAGCCAAAGCCGTGCGGTTTATAACCCTATTATTCAATACTTAATCAATCTTGGCTATGCTATTTGTGCTCCAAATGTTAGGGGCAGTACGGGCTACGGAAAAACGTATACCCATTTGGATGATGCTCAGAAAAGATTAGATGCTGTAAAAGATTTAGTTTCATTAGTGGAATGGTTGAAGCTGAATCGAAACATCGATTTTAATAAGATTGGCATCATGGGTGGCAGCTATGGGGGGTTTATGGTTCTTGCAGCGATTTGCCATTTTCCAAAATATTGGTCTGCGGCCGTTGATATTGTCGGCATCTCGAGTATTAGAACGTTCCTCCAAACAACAAGCCCATGGCGCAAGAAACAAAGGGAGGCGGAATATGGAACGATCGAAAAAGATGGAAGATTCTTTGATCAGATTGATCCATTACATCATACAGAGCACATTATATCTCCGCTATTGGTTCTCCACGGGGAAAATGACGCACGCGTTCCAATCAAAGAGGCTGAACAAATGGTGAATAAGTTAAAAGAAAGAAGTCACCCGGTTGAATTCATCCGCTTCAATGATGAAGGACATCAATTCGTAAAACTTAAAAATAAACGTACGGCTTATAAAGAAATCGTAAAATTCCTCGAACAATATCTGGGTAAATAA